One window from the genome of Pseudonocardia hierapolitana encodes:
- a CDS encoding NAD(P)/FAD-dependent oxidoreductase, translated as MTSIDSGIDTVVVGGGIAGASIAYELAASRSVLLVETETALARHSTARSAATYVPGHGAAPLRALVTASGPRFARIKAELDAPPLLAPRAVLHVAFDADGEAELAADVAEQAGEPGAPVAIDPAEAQRLCPALRPGTVRAAAVVEGAADLDAEALHQAYIRGLLRRGGSVRTGAPVTGVRRSGSGWQVQVGLDEKVVGAAEVVDAAGAWADAVAVRAGVPRIGLTPYRRTIALARVPDPSRLRGPDGTRLPMVIGVPEDFYFKQEGAGLLVSPADETPVHPHDVRPDELDVAMALERVEEVTGLGLRSVHTAWAGLRSFVPDRLPVVGAWPEHPGFWFCAGQGGSGIETSPALAAFAAAVVTGDPIPADIPLEREALAPTRL; from the coding sequence GTGACCAGCATCGACTCAGGTATCGACACCGTCGTGGTCGGAGGCGGCATCGCCGGCGCCTCGATCGCGTACGAGCTGGCCGCGAGCCGTTCGGTCCTCCTGGTGGAGACCGAGACCGCGCTCGCCCGGCACTCGACGGCCCGCTCCGCGGCCACGTACGTCCCCGGCCACGGCGCGGCACCGCTGCGCGCGCTGGTCACGGCGAGCGGGCCCCGGTTCGCCCGGATCAAGGCCGAGCTGGACGCGCCGCCGCTGCTCGCGCCCCGCGCGGTGCTGCACGTCGCGTTCGACGCGGACGGCGAGGCGGAGCTCGCCGCCGATGTCGCCGAGCAGGCGGGCGAGCCGGGGGCGCCGGTGGCGATCGACCCCGCCGAGGCGCAGCGGCTGTGCCCGGCGCTGCGGCCGGGCACTGTGCGGGCCGCCGCCGTGGTGGAGGGCGCGGCCGACCTCGATGCCGAGGCGCTGCACCAGGCCTACATCCGTGGGCTGTTGCGCCGCGGTGGGTCGGTCCGGACCGGTGCACCCGTCACCGGCGTGCGGCGGAGCGGCTCCGGCTGGCAGGTGCAGGTCGGCCTGGACGAGAAGGTGGTCGGGGCGGCAGAGGTGGTGGACGCCGCAGGCGCGTGGGCGGACGCCGTCGCGGTGCGGGCCGGGGTCCCGCGGATCGGGCTCACCCCGTACCGGCGCACGATCGCGCTGGCCCGCGTGCCCGATCCGTCCCGCCTGCGCGGTCCGGACGGGACCAGGCTGCCGATGGTCATCGGCGTGCCCGAGGACTTCTACTTCAAGCAAGAGGGCGCCGGGTTGCTGGTCAGCCCGGCCGACGAGACCCCCGTGCACCCGCACGACGTGCGTCCCGACGAGCTGGACGTCGCCATGGCCCTGGAGCGGGTCGAGGAGGTCACCGGGCTCGGACTGCGCTCGGTGCACACGGCGTGGGCCGGGTTGCGGTCGTTCGTGCCCGACCGGCTGCCGGTGGTCGGGGCGTGGCCCGAGCACCCGGGGTTCTGGTTCTGCGCCGGGCAGGGCGGGTCCGGGATCGAGACGTCGCCCGCGCTCGCGGCGTTCGCCGCTGCGGTGGTGACGGGCGATCCGATACCGGCGGACATCCCGCTGGAGCGCGAGGCGTTGGCCCCGACGCGCCTGTAG
- a CDS encoding RNA polymerase sigma factor, translating into MTGLRMADEPPGVVPLPRVGEPDISSSDELARRFRLGEGAALEEAYDRHARLVYSLALRSLGAHHDAEDVTQQVFVRAWRGRAGLDPGRGSLGGWLVGITRRQIADRFAARARDRDLADRAGRVTEVRVVGDPPAEVVDAVVVAHEIERLPGQQRAVVRLAFFADLTHQQISEATGLPLGTVKSHLRRGLERLRRRWELDGVVSGR; encoded by the coding sequence GTGACCGGCCTTCGGATGGCGGACGAGCCGCCGGGGGTCGTGCCACTGCCGCGCGTCGGTGAACCCGACATCTCGTCGAGCGACGAGCTGGCCCGTCGGTTCCGTCTCGGCGAGGGCGCCGCGCTCGAAGAGGCCTACGACCGCCACGCGCGGCTGGTGTACTCACTGGCACTGCGCTCACTGGGCGCCCACCACGACGCCGAGGACGTCACGCAGCAGGTGTTCGTCCGAGCGTGGCGGGGGCGCGCGGGGCTCGACCCCGGCCGGGGTTCCCTCGGGGGCTGGCTGGTGGGGATCACCCGCCGCCAGATCGCCGACCGGTTCGCCGCCCGAGCCCGCGACCGCGATCTCGCCGACCGCGCCGGACGCGTCACCGAGGTGCGCGTCGTGGGCGACCCGCCCGCCGAGGTCGTCGATGCGGTGGTGGTCGCGCACGAGATCGAACGGCTACCCGGCCAGCAGCGGGCCGTCGTGCGGCTGGCGTTCTTCGCCGATCTGACCCACCAGCAGATCTCCGAGGCGACGGGGTTGCCCCTCGGCACGGTGAAGAGTCATCTCCGGCGAGGACTGGAGCGGTTGCGGCGACGGTGGGAGCTCGACGGTGTGGTGTCCGGCCGCTGA
- a CDS encoding DUF4397 domain-containing protein, with product MRRLTLAIGGVLAAAATTLGVTAPAAAQETASVYVVHGIPGTPVDVYVDGARLLDDFQPSSAAGPVDVPSGAHEVALFPADATDGSGPPLLSATEEVPGGGNVTLVAHLTEAGQPAVTPFVNDVSPVPAGEARLVVRHTAAAPAVDVLAGGSPVISGLANPGEKALQVPAGTVSAAVAAAGTTEPVIGPADLDLKEGTATFVHAIGALDAGNLDLVVVTVDGLHNTTG from the coding sequence ATGCGCCGTCTGACCCTGGCCATCGGCGGAGTACTCGCCGCCGCTGCCACGACCTTGGGGGTCACCGCCCCCGCCGCCGCCCAGGAGACCGCCTCCGTGTACGTCGTGCACGGCATCCCGGGCACACCCGTCGACGTCTACGTCGACGGGGCGCGCCTCCTCGACGACTTCCAGCCGAGCTCCGCCGCGGGCCCGGTGGACGTGCCGAGCGGCGCCCACGAGGTCGCCCTGTTCCCGGCCGACGCCACCGACGGCTCGGGCCCGCCGCTGCTGTCAGCAACCGAGGAAGTGCCAGGGGGCGGCAACGTCACACTGGTCGCTCACCTGACCGAGGCCGGGCAGCCCGCGGTCACGCCGTTCGTCAACGACGTCTCGCCCGTCCCCGCCGGAGAGGCGCGACTCGTCGTCCGGCACACCGCGGCCGCGCCGGCCGTCGACGTGCTGGCCGGCGGCAGCCCGGTGATCAGTGGCCTGGCCAACCCCGGCGAGAAGGCCCTCCAGGTCCCGGCCGGCACGGTCTCCGCAGCGGTCGCGGCGGCCGGCACCACCGAGCCGGTCATCGGCCCGGCCGATCTCGACCTGAAGGAGGGCACCGCCACCTTCGTCCACGCCATCGGTGCCCTCGATGCCGGGAACCTGGACCTGGTGGTGGTCACGGTCGACGGCCTGCACAACACCACGGGCTGA